The Mycobacterium paragordonae genome includes a region encoding these proteins:
- a CDS encoding DUF1003 domain-containing protein codes for MSTSQTPRRLYTPRTSRRYTPRLDPETVGQFTESIARFFGTGRYLLLQTIVVIVWIAINMIAIRWQWDPYPFILLNLAFSTQAAYAAPLILLAQNRQENRDRVALEEDRRRAAQTKADTEYLARELAALRLSIGEVPTRDYLRHELESLRTLLADLQSTKDRAERRGKKTT; via the coding sequence GTGAGCACGTCCCAGACGCCGCGGCGGCTGTACACCCCGCGCACCTCGCGCCGGTACACGCCGCGGTTGGACCCAGAGACGGTGGGGCAGTTCACCGAATCCATCGCAAGGTTCTTCGGGACCGGGCGCTACCTGCTGTTGCAGACGATCGTGGTGATCGTGTGGATTGCGATCAACATGATCGCCATCCGCTGGCAGTGGGACCCTTACCCGTTCATCCTGCTCAACCTCGCGTTCTCCACCCAGGCCGCCTATGCCGCACCGCTGATCCTGCTCGCCCAGAACCGGCAGGAGAACCGCGACCGGGTCGCGCTGGAAGAGGATCGTCGCCGCGCGGCACAAACCAAGGCCGACACCGAATATCTTGCCCGCGAACTGGCCGCGCTCCGGCTGTCCATCGGCGAGGTTCCGACCCGCGACTACCTGCGCCACGAACTGGAAAGCCTGCGAACGCTCTTGGCGGACTTGCAGTCGACAAAGGACCGTGCCGAGCGGCGTGGTAAGAAAACCACCTGA